A genomic stretch from Lathyrus oleraceus cultivar Zhongwan6 chromosome 2, CAAS_Psat_ZW6_1.0, whole genome shotgun sequence includes:
- the LOC127121013 gene encoding probable O-methyltransferase 3 → MEFQNGDDVASNLLKAQSHIWNHIFNFMNSMSLKCVLDLGIPDIIHNYGKPMSLSKLISSLPIHPSKKPCIYRLMRIMTHSSFFSQQNITENELEIEYMLTDASRLLLKENPMSVTPFVHAMLSPIMTNPWHQMSTWLKNEDSSAFETTHGRYFWDYAAHDPIFNRLFNESMASDARLVSDLLIDKCKGVFHGLESLVDVAGGTGTMAKALSKSFPQMECIVFDLPHVVDGLQGSHNLSYVGGDMFQEIPQAHAILLKWILHDWNDEECVNILKKCKESLKKKGKDGKVIIIDMVVDNENIDKSVETQLFFDMLMMVILTGKERNKKEWVKLILSAGFSDYKITPILGLRSMIEIYP, encoded by the exons ATGGAATTCCAAAATGGAGATGATGTTGCTTCCAATTTGCTCAAAGCTCAAAGCCACATATGGAATCACATTTTCAACTTCATGAATTCCATGTCACTTAAATGTGTTCTTGATTTAGGCATACCAGATATCATACACAACTATGGCAAACCCATGTCACTCTCAAAACTCATTTCTTCACTACCAATCCATCCTTCCAAAAAACCTTGCATTTATCGCTTGATGCGAATCATGACTCATTCTAGTTTTTTCTCTCAACAAAATATTACAGAGAATGAATTAGAAATTGAGTATATGTTAACGGATGCATCTAGGTTATTACTAAAGGAAAATCCAATGAGTGTCACCCCATTTGTCCACGCCATGCTCAGCCCGATTATGACAAATCCATGGCATCAAATGTCTACTTGGTTGAAAAATGAGGATTCTTCCGCATTTGAAACCACACATGGGAGGTATTTTTGGGATTATGCTGCTCATGATCCAATATTTAACCGTTTATTCAATGAGTCAATGGCAAGTGATGCTCGATTAGTGAGCGACCTGTTGATTGACAAGTGTAAGGGAGTGTTCCATGGATTGGAGTCATTGGTTGATGTTGCAGGAGGCACAGGGACCATGGCAAAGGCTCTTTCCAAATCATTCCCACAAATGGAATGCATTGTGTTTGATCTCCCACATGTTGTTGATGGCTTACAAGGAAGCCATAACCTAAGCTATGTTGGTGGAGATATGTTTCAAGAAATTCCTCAAGCACATGCCATTTTGTTGAAG TGGATATTGCATGACTGGAATGACGAGGAATGTGTGAATATATTGAAGAAATGCAAGGAATCATTGAAGAAGAAAGGTAAAGATGGGAAGGTCATTATCATAGATATGGTGGTTGACAATGAAAACATCGATAAATCAGTTGAAACCCAACTCTTTTTTGATATGTTGATGATGGTAATACTCACAGGAAAAGAGAGAAATAAGAAAGAATGGGTTAAGTTGATTTTATCTGCCGGTTTCAGTGACTATAAAATAACCCCGATTTTAGGCTTAAGGTCCATGATTGAGATATATCCTTAA